In the genome of Paenarthrobacter ureafaciens, the window AGAAAGCGCTGCAGCTGATCCGGATAGTGGTGGAGGTAGTGGAGGACCAGGTTCCGGTCATCGCACCGGAGTCCGACCAGCCTTCCCTGCGCGAAGCAGTGCTGAGGTACTCCCGCGAGGTGGCTTTCGCTGCAGCCGACGTGTATGCCCGCGCGGCCGAATCCCGCGGTTCGTGGGATACCCGGCTGGAAGCGCTGATCGTGGACGCCATCCTCCGCGGCGAGAACACGGACGCCCTGCGCTCCAGAATCGCGGCGCTGGGCTGGAAAGCCCAGGAGAGGTTCACGGTGATGGTGGGCAATTCCCCTTCAGAACCGAGCGCCAGCTATGTCAGCGAACTCCGCCGCACGGCCGGACGTTTCGCGGAGGACGCCCTGGTGGGAATCCAGGGCGACCGTTTGATCCTCATTCTCGGCGGAGTCCAGGACCGGGACACCGCCTATGTAAAACTGAGCGAACTCTTTGCCCCCGGCGCGGTGGTGTACGGCCCCGAGGCCAGCTCCCTGCTCGAGGCCAGCAGTTCCGCCCAGGCCGCCTTCGCGGGACTGACCGCGGCCCGTGCATGGCCGTCCGCTCCCCGGCCGGTAGCCGCCGACGACCTGCTGCCTGAACGTGTTGTCTCCGGAGATGACGCAGCGCGAAGGTCCTTGATCAAGAACATCTACCGCCCCCTGCTGGCCGCCTCGAACGGGCTGGTTGAAACCCTGGGCACCTACCTTGAGCTGGGACATTCGCTGGAAGCCACGGCGCGCGAATTGTTCGTCCATGCCAACACGGTGCGCTACCGTTTGAAGCGTGTTTGCGACGTGACGGGCTGGGATCCCCTGCTGCCGAGGGAAGCCTTCGTGCTCCAAACCGCCTTGGTGGTGGGGCGCCTTTCAGCCCAACCGAAGGCCGCTGCCGACCGTCACGCATCGCGTTCACAGAACTGAACCGTTGTAGACTTCCTACAAACTGACCCAGTGAGCTTGGTGTACCGAAACACCAGTGGATCACGTGGCAATTTGGAAAGCTGGATACGTGCTTGCAATCGTCTGCCCTGGACAGGGCTCCCAGACCCCAGGTTTTCTGGCCCCTTGGCTGGAACTCCCCTCCGTCGAAGGCCAATTGGCCAAGCTGAGCGAGATCGCAGGCATCGACCTCAAGGCCCACGGCACCACCTCTGACGAAGAAACCATCAAGGACACTGCCGTGGCACAGCCGCTGATTGTGGCCGCGGGCCTCGTCGCCGCCAAATCCTTGTTCGACGTTGAACTCAATACCCTTCCCGTTATTCTTGCGGGGCACTCGGTAGGTGAAATCACCGCTTCCGCACTTGCGGGCGTCCTTACGGACGAGGAAGCCATGACGTTCGTGCGCGAACGCGCCAACAGCATGGCAGCCGCTGCGGCCGTCACTCCCACGGGCATGAGTGCCGTGTTGGGCGGGGACCCGGCTGACGTCCTCGCAGCCATCGAGGCTTCCGGCGCTACTCCGGCCAACGTCAACGGCGCAGGCCAGACCGTCGCTGCCGGCACCTTCGAGCAGTTGAAGGCCCTTGCGGACAACCCGCCTGCCAAGGCCCGCGTCATCCCGCTCAAGGTCGCCGGCGCTTTCCATACCTCCCACATGGCACCGGCAGTGGACGCACTTGAGGCACTCAAGCCCTCGCTTTCGCCCCAGGACCCTACGGTTCCCCTGCTATCCAACTACGACGGCAAGGAAGTGAAGGCGGGTTCCGCCGTCGTCGACAGCCTGATCGCCCAGGTCTCCCGGCCGGTCCGTTGGGACCTCTGCATGGAGAACCTGGTTGAGCGCGGTGTTACCGGCGTCATCGAACTGGCCCCCGCGGGAACCCTCGCCGGTCTCGCAAAGCGCGGCATGCCGGGCGTCAAGACCGTGGCAGTCAAGACGCCCGAGGACCTGTCTGCCGCCCTTGCCCTGTTTGCCGAACTGGAGGGAGAAGCATGAGCACGCCCGTATTGAAGAAGGCTCCGGTTCACGAAAACAGCCGTATCCTCGGGATCGGCGCCTACCGGCCCGACGTCATCGTCACCAATGACGACGTCTGCCAGTGGATTGATTCTTCGGACGAATGGATCCGCCAGCGCACCGGCATCATCACCCGCCATCGCGCCGCTGCCGATGTCAGCGTGATCGACATGGCCGAGGGCGCCGCCCGCGACGCCCTCCAGCAGGCGGGCATTGAGGCATCCCAGTTGGGCGCCGTCATTGTCTCCACGGTCACCCACCCGTACGCAACGCCGTCGGCGGCTGCTGCACTCACCGACCGTTTAGGCGCGACGCCGGCACCTGCCTTTGACATCTCCGCCGCCTGTGCGGGTTACTGCTACGGGGTTGCCCAGGCGGATGCGCTGGTGCGGTCCGGAGCCGCCGACTACGTCCTGGTGGTTGGTGCCGAGAAACTTTCGGACGTCATCGACAACCATGAACGCACCATCTCGTTCCTCCTCGGCGACGGCGCCGGCGCCGTCGTGGTGGGACCTTCGGACACTCCGGGCATTGGCCCGTCTGTCTGGGGATCGGACGGCAGCAAGTGGAACGCCATCGGCATGACCCACTCGCTGGACGAAGTCAGGAAGCTGGGCGAATCAGCCCGCCACTCGGACGAGACAGACGATCCCGCCATCCTCTCCGCCACCCAGGACGTGTGGCCCACCCTGCGCCAGGACGGCCAGACCGTCTTCCGCTGGGCAGTCTGGGAAATGGCGAAGGTAGCCCAGCAGGCGCTGGATGCCGCTGGCATCGAAGCAAGCGACCTGGCTGCTTTTGTCCCCCACCAAGCGAACATGCGCATCATCGACGAGATGGTCAAGAAGCTGAAGCTGCCCGAGTCGGTGGTCGTTGCACGTGACATCGCCCAAGCAGGCAACACGTCCGCGGCTTCCATCCCCTTGGCCACCCACCGGCTCCTTCAGGAGAACCCGGGCCTGAGCGGAGGCCTGGCGTTGCAGATCGGTTTCGGCGCCGGCTTGGTCTTCGGCGCCCAAGTGATCGTGCTGCCGTAACCGGAGCCGTGTCTCCAGCCAACTGAATACGCAGTCAAAACCCAAACCGTAATCGCGGTTTGCCCCCTTTCCGGCAGCAGCCGGCACAACAAGAAAAGGAGCCAATCATGGCTAGCAACGAAGAAATCCTGGCCGGCCTGGCTGAAATCGTCAACGAAGAGACCGGCCTTGCCACCGAAGCCGTGGAACTGGACAAGTCCTTCACCGAGGACCTGGACATCGACTCCATCTCCATGATGACCATCGTGGTCAACGCCGAAGAGAAGTTCGGCGTCCGCATCCCGGATGAAGAGGTCAAGAACCTCAAGACCGTGGGCGACGCCGTCAGCTTCATCGCAAACGCACAGGCCTAGTCCTGGCACCAGCTGTGCCGGGCCGGGGTTGCTGATCCTGCGCCCGGCACAGCCGCATTACCGCCCAAAGTTTTTTTCTGCCGCCCCTGCATGAACTGCAGGCGGGACGGCACATCCGACAGAGAGTGATCGCATGGCACGCAAAGTAGTCATAACCGGTCTGGGGGCCACCACTCCCATCGGCGGCGATGTTCCCACAATGTGGCAGAACGCGCTGAAAGGGGTCTCAGGAGCCCACACCCTCGAAGACGAGTGGGTTTCCAAGTACGACCTCCCCGTGCACTTTGCTGCCAGGTGCTCGACACCC includes:
- a CDS encoding ACP S-malonyltransferase — encoded protein: MLAIVCPGQGSQTPGFLAPWLELPSVEGQLAKLSEIAGIDLKAHGTTSDEETIKDTAVAQPLIVAAGLVAAKSLFDVELNTLPVILAGHSVGEITASALAGVLTDEEAMTFVRERANSMAAAAAVTPTGMSAVLGGDPADVLAAIEASGATPANVNGAGQTVAAGTFEQLKALADNPPAKARVIPLKVAGAFHTSHMAPAVDALEALKPSLSPQDPTVPLLSNYDGKEVKAGSAVVDSLIAQVSRPVRWDLCMENLVERGVTGVIELAPAGTLAGLAKRGMPGVKTVAVKTPEDLSAALALFAELEGEA
- a CDS encoding acyl carrier protein translates to MASNEEILAGLAEIVNEETGLATEAVELDKSFTEDLDIDSISMMTIVVNAEEKFGVRIPDEEVKNLKTVGDAVSFIANAQA
- a CDS encoding beta-ketoacyl-ACP synthase III gives rise to the protein MSTPVLKKAPVHENSRILGIGAYRPDVIVTNDDVCQWIDSSDEWIRQRTGIITRHRAAADVSVIDMAEGAARDALQQAGIEASQLGAVIVSTVTHPYATPSAAAALTDRLGATPAPAFDISAACAGYCYGVAQADALVRSGAADYVLVVGAEKLSDVIDNHERTISFLLGDGAGAVVVGPSDTPGIGPSVWGSDGSKWNAIGMTHSLDEVRKLGESARHSDETDDPAILSATQDVWPTLRQDGQTVFRWAVWEMAKVAQQALDAAGIEASDLAAFVPHQANMRIIDEMVKKLKLPESVVVARDIAQAGNTSAASIPLATHRLLQENPGLSGGLALQIGFGAGLVFGAQVIVLP
- a CDS encoding PucR family transcriptional regulator; translation: MAEPTKTTTKRKAAPPAVSPEKAETLRQLRANVGQLSTSTMRQLEKSLPWYSRLSSDERSALGLVAQNGIAAFVTWYERPSSPSWILTDVFGNAPTELTRSISLQKALQLIRIVVEVVEDQVPVIAPESDQPSLREAVLRYSREVAFAAADVYARAAESRGSWDTRLEALIVDAILRGENTDALRSRIAALGWKAQERFTVMVGNSPSEPSASYVSELRRTAGRFAEDALVGIQGDRLILILGGVQDRDTAYVKLSELFAPGAVVYGPEASSLLEASSSAQAAFAGLTAARAWPSAPRPVAADDLLPERVVSGDDAARRSLIKNIYRPLLAASNGLVETLGTYLELGHSLEATARELFVHANTVRYRLKRVCDVTGWDPLLPREAFVLQTALVVGRLSAQPKAAADRHASRSQN